The Myxococcota bacterium region TCCCACCGCTGGTCGTGCCGCATGGGCGTGTGCGGCAGCTGCGGCATGCTGGTGAACGGCCGGCCCGTGCTGACCTGCGCCGCGTTCGTGCGCAACTACCACGGCACGATCCGCGTCGAGCCGCTGTCCAACTTCCCGATCGTGCGCGACCTGGTGGTGGAGCTCGACGGCTTCGTCGAGAAGATCCGCAGCGTGAAGCCCTGGATCATCCGCAAGATCGAGAAGGACGTCGCGCAGGGCGAGTATCTCCAGTCGCCGGCGCAGCTCGAGGAATTCAAGCAGTTCTCCATGTGCATCAACTGCGCGCTGTGTTACGCCGCGTGTCCGGTGCTGGCGAACGAGCCCGAGTTCGTCGGTCCCGCCGCGATCGCGCTCGCGCACCGCTACAACCTCGACTCGCGCGACGAGGGCAACGCCGAGCGCTTCCCGGTGCTCGACTCACACGACGGCGTGTACGCCTGCTCGTTCGCCAACGAGTGCAGCCAGGTCTGCCCCAAGCACGTCGACCCGGCGATGGCGATCCAGCAGGCCAAGCTCACCGACTTCCTGGAGTGGGTGAAGGTCATGCCCAAGCGGAGCTTCACGTGAGCGCCCACACGGCCGCAGCGCCCAAGACACCGACCGCGCCGGCGCGCCCGCCGGCGGGCTTCCCGGTCGGGTTCTACCGCTACCGCAACTACGTGCTGTTCGCGGCGACGAGCGTCTTCATGGGCCTGGGCTGCGTGGGGCTGCTCGAGGCGTTGCACGCGCTGGGCAAGGGCGAGGCCGCGTGGAACGAGTATCTCGCCGAGATGGCCAAGCCGCACAACCTGGCGCTGTCGACGGTCGTGCTGGGGTTCACGTTGTATTTCGTGATCCGCTTCGCGTGGGTGGGCCGCAAGATCGCCGCCGGGCGCATCGGGCCGATTCCGAAGCCGCCGCTGCCGATGCCGGTGCTCGGTGTCTCGCCGCTGCTCGGCTCGTTCCCGCTGTGGCTGATCCTGTTCGCGATCTTCGGAGGGCTGTTGCTGTGAAGCTCATCCATAAGCTCGAGCCGCTGTGGTGGATCCTGTTCGGCGCGGGCGGCTTCACCGCCGTGTTCTTCCTGCCGGCGCTGGTCGCGGGAATCTTGATCCTGGGGCCGCTCGGCGCGTTCGGTCACGGCTTCGCCTGGGAGCGCGTGCACGGACTCGCCGCAAACCCGGTCGGGCGGGTCTTCCTCGCGGCCGTGATCTCGCTGGTGATCTGGCACTGCGCGCACCACCTGCGCCACCTGATCCTCGACCTGGGCGGCCACGCGCTGGCGCCGGTCGCGGCGTATCTGAGCTACGCGCTCGCGCTCGCGGGCACGATCGCGACGATCGCGATCGTCGCGGGGCTCTAGTCTAGCCGAGCGAAGGCCGCCCTGAGCGAGGCGCGCAAGCGGCGTCAGCCGCGCGCAGTGAGCCGCAGGCGAACGAAGTCGATCAGGAGCAGAACTCCAGAAGGATCTTGGCGCGGTCGGCGTCGAGCTCCGGTGCCGGCGGGCGCGTGTCATTCTCGATCGCGCCGTCGAGCTTCACCGGGAAGCCGGGCATCTGCAGCGGCCCGGCGATCGGGTCCTCGGCGGTCACGATCATGTGGCGTGCGCGCACCTGCGGGTCGGCGAGCACCGCGGCCACGTCGTTGATCGGTCCGCAGGGCACGTGGGCCTTCTCCAGGAGCGCGAGCCACTCCGCGGCGCTGCGCGCCGCGAGCCGCTTCTCGATCTCGGCTCCGAGCACGTCGGCGTTGCTCACGCGGTCGGCGATCGTCGCGAAGCGCGGGTCGGCGACGAGCTCCGGCGCGCCCAGCACGCTGCACAGGCTGCGGTACACCGGATCGTGGCCGGCGGCGATCACGATCGGCTTGTCCGCGGTCTGGAAGGCCGCGAACGGCGCGATCGACGGGTGTCTCGCGCCCAGCGGCCCCGGCACCTGGCCGGTCGCGGCATAGCGCGCGATGGCGTTCTCGAGGATCGCCACCTGTGAGTCGAGCATGGCCACGTCGACGCGCCGGCCGAGCCCGGTCGTCGCGCGCTCCGTGAGCGCCGCCAGCACGCCGATCGCGCCGAACAGACCCGCGGTGATGTCGCCGATCGACGTGCCCACCCGCGTGGGCGGGCCGCCCGGGTGACCCGTGAGACTCATCACTCCGCCCATCGCCTGC contains the following coding sequences:
- a CDS encoding 2Fe-2S iron-sulfur cluster-binding protein — its product is SHRWSCRMGVCGSCGMLVNGRPVLTCAAFVRNYHGTIRVEPLSNFPIVRDLVVELDGFVEKIRSVKPWIIRKIEKDVAQGEYLQSPAQLEEFKQFSMCINCALCYAACPVLANEPEFVGPAAIALAHRYNLDSRDEGNAERFPVLDSHDGVYACSFANECSQVCPKHVDPAMAIQQAKLTDFLEWVKVMPKRSFT
- the frdD gene encoding fumarate reductase subunit FrdD is translated as MKLIHKLEPLWWILFGAGGFTAVFFLPALVAGILILGPLGAFGHGFAWERVHGLAANPVGRVFLAAVISLVIWHCAHHLRHLILDLGGHALAPVAAYLSYALALAGTIATIAIVAGL
- a CDS encoding CoA transferase, producing MSQAQPPKPGPLAGALVVDLTRVLAGPYCTLVLCELGARVIKVERPGLGDEAREVGPHIRGKSAYFMSLNRGKESIALDLGVAADRAIFERLLARADVVAENYRPGVLAKHGFGWESLHARWPRLVLASISGFGQTGPYAHRPAFDMVVQAMGGVMSLTGHPGGPPTRVGTSIGDITAGLFGAIGVLAALTERATTGLGRRVDVAMLDSQVAILENAIARYAATGQVPGPLGARHPSIAPFAAFQTADKPIVIAAGHDPVYRSLCSVLGAPELVADPRFATIADRVSNADVLGAEIEKRLAARSAAEWLALLEKAHVPCGPINDVAAVLADPQVRARHMIVTAEDPIAGPLQMPGFPVKLDGAIENDTRPPAPELDADRAKILLEFCS